The DNA window taaaaataattatgattttttaaacagTTTTGGAATGAGACATCGGACATGTCTTTATATTTCCATTGTCTCTGTCCAATTTTATCTTCAAGACAATAATCAAGTATTATAcaagaattatttaaatttctaattaatctccacttttacattttaatgatgaattttttagagTGAGACAAGAAATGCATTTTCTTTATCGTTgttgtctctattttttttaaaaaaaatctgtttaCAACAATCAAATAAGAATCGTTGGAAGTTTATAATCAATCTTCAATTTGTGTTTTAATGACAGAATAATTGTAAGCAATTAAAAACTTATCATATGAAATGGAGATACGTGGTATATTTGACGTGGCACAACATTTTCAAATGAACTTCCTTGTTGattactcttttatttttatcaattatttaataattttgattcttatagatcatttaaaattattttgtcctttacttttatttaaagatttggCATggtttattaacattttttttttcataaaacagtAATTGTTTGATAGACTTTCGAGCGATGCTAATCCTaccaatatatttatttagattCACTTTCCAACAAAATCTTATACAATCTTGTGGGTTTCATTAATAAAtctcatcattttattaattgatattttcaaaatatacttttttaaaaggaGAAGATAACAGTTCACCTGTATGGTTGAATGAGAacctgttctttcttttttggagaACCAGTTCTTATACCCCGTAATAAATCCTGACTTGACTGGTTAATCCCTTGAAAACCATTGCTGACGAGTCCAGAGCTTAAAGGCCTAAAACCAATATTGTTCAGAATTTGATGCCTATTGATAGGCTTATGGCATGTACAGATTTCATCCATCGTTAGCGTTTTCTAGTACAAGTTCTTCAAGACAAAGTCAAGATTAAAAGTTTATTTggcaatataatatattatcattattttttaaataattttttattttaaaatatatgttaataatatatattttttttacataggatataaaaaaatttgaaaaatactaaaaaatatattaatttgaaattaataaaaaaaataaaaataaaaatttaaaatacaagcCACGTTTTGCTCCAAATACCTGGCTTTTGATCAATCGTTTGCTTTTCCCTTGAAATCAACCCCAGTCAACATTTCAGTTTTGGGCAATATTGAtggaaaaaatcttaattttacaTCATGGATCTTCACTTGCAAGGTAATGAATATCGTTGCTAGTAAGATCAgaaaaaatacatcaatctCAACTTCATGGTACATCAATCATGAGTGGGAGGtcatcacaaaaagaaaaaagaatggaggttggctttttttcttatagtaCTGAGCCGATGTTCTGAAAGAATTGGAAAGAAATCTATACACCGCGTCGGAGGGGAAATcgacaaagaaaaataaaagcacaaACACATCTTGGAAATCAACGTAGGTTCGATCTGGATACTGTTAACTACACAGGTATCACATCATCATTTGATGTGTCTTCACATCTCAAAACAATACCATCAAGGCTAGCTGGAAAGATGCATCTGGACCATTGCCATCCAGTTGCCAATGGCTCCGGCGGTGCGACTATCATAAGCACATTGTCATTTCTCTGAACAGTCCCCATCACGCTAACAGTGCTGCCTTCTTTGATGTACCTGCAAAGGCCATGAATGCAGTTTCATGAAATCAATATTTCAAGAATACCTAAAAACAGTTCAAATATAGATCCTCGTCTAATAAAAATCACTATGGATGCCTTACTTCGACAGGGGAGCTATAAATACCTAAAACCAGTTCAATGACTATAGATCCTCGTCTAATAAAAATCACTATGGGTGCCTTACTTCGACAGGGGAGCTATAAAAAATTGCTATGGTGAACATCTAACATGTTCTGGTTCAAGCTCCCATCCAAGGGAATGTAGTGAAATACAATACTTGATGATCTAATTCTTCAAGGAGAGAGCCCTACCCTTCTTTCAGTCTCATTAACCGCTCATCACCCGAAAGATTTTTCTTTCCCAGCCACCTGACAAACTCTGGAGACAAGTCTTTCTTTTCAGGGTTAATATCAACAACCAACGAATCATCAACAAAGGGGGTTATCCTCGTGCCATTGCCAGTCTTAACCAATGCTCTTAAACCAGATTGGAAATCAGAGATGTAGAAGTCAACAACATGCCTCTgcaaaaaaatacattcaaaaaatatatggtgTTAAGGCATTGAGATTTAAGGTAAGATCACTTGCTCAATATGGAAACACCCATGCACTATTGCGAATTTCAAAAACCAGCATGGAATGTAGAGAAATAGGAAAGGGAAGATGATGCAAcagaaaatcaaataagaagGGCAAGTGGATCATCCTCTATATTCTTTCCTAGTATAAGAGATCCTAGCAATGATTTTCATTAGTCCTATTtagaaaagaatattaattttatcgTTACTCCTATTTCTTAACGTAACCTACCATGAATGATATGGAGTGATTGTTACGAACCAAAGAATACGATGAAGGCTGGAAAGAGTGCAACAAGAAGCAACAGCAGCAAGTGCACTAATGGAATCACACTTGGAATGTCAGTTAGGAAGTTATAATAACTGTTAGTTAGTAGTTGTAATCAGTTAGGATTAGTTAGTGGAGTAAAGAATGGGAATTCATTGTATATAAAGAGAATTGTAAGAGACTTGGAAGGTAACAATGAGAATTGTCGAATTTTGTAGACTATCTGCtattctctttccctctctatTTTCTCTTCCTCTCTGTTCTTTCTTAATCTGcaattcttcttttctctctattctttctattctctcttcaaattcttcTTAATCATTAGTTTGTTAAGGGCAAGCCTTAACACTGATTAagagtttttgggtttttgagagcCGTCAATGTTTTGAATAACTATTTGCTGGTGGTTTCTGCACCAGAAAGGGGGTTGGTTAGTGAGAAAAGAATAACAGTTTCAGAAAGGCACGTATCCAGATATTTGGAAAAGTACAGTTAGCAAACTTGCAGGAAGGTAGTGTTTTTGTGAATTTGTTTGGGGGAACTAATCTTCAACACCAAATGTTCAAAATAGATATACTAAAAAGCTTGCACAAAAATAAATGCATCAAGGGCAATTTAAAATACACAGCCATCTTCTCACCTCAGATGATCTCAACCCCCATGTAAAGTGGCGATGACTAGGGTTGGCAGGTTTTGAACCCCATGCACGGTACTCATACAATCTTGTAGATGTATAGACACATCTGGGAACTCTTTGGAATGAAGACTCCAAAGGGACATTACCACAAGTAACCACCTTCAGCAATAACAAGACAGTAAATATTCTGATTAATGACAAGTAATTATacataagaagaaaagaaaaacagttcAAATATGATTGGTTCCACATACCATTTGTCTTTAAGACAAAGATATTGGAAAGGATAAGGCGGTCATTAAAGCATTACTGGATTCAAGTGTCAAGAAGGGAGAAAAAAGATGCTGGGCAATTAGTGGGAATCAACCAGAATGTAGGTCCCAATCTACACTGAATGTAAAAGTTGCACACAGGTACTAAacatacacacaaaaaaaaatgaaagcatcTATTACATACCCCAGAAACTTTCACATATTGCCCATTTTTTGCAGTTCTGAGATCAGCATCAGGATATCGAGCAGTGAACTCTACGATATATCTTCTCCCCCCACACATGTTCCAAACAACTAAAGCAGCAACTATGACAAAAAGAACCACAACGACAACAAGGAGGATGGCATTGTGAACAGCTCCAAGAATAAAACCACCAGCAAGTAATCCCATCACAAAAATCAGTATCACCAACCATACTACTGTTTTTGGGAAGTTCCTCCTCACAGAATAGTCATCATCCTGACTTAAAGTGGTCACAGCTGGGTTGTTACTAATGGAGGAGCTGTTTAATTTCATTGAACCTGTGGATTCCAAGGGACCAGATACTTTCCGAGGAGCACCGGAAGAATTTAATGGTCCTGAAGAAATAGGTCCAGATGTTATGAGACCGGTTGCTGGCAGGGCTGATGGAATAGATCCGGAATTTTGTCGCGTTACTCCACAAGATTGAGGGCCAGAGGACTTCTTTATGGGTTCCCCATGTTTATTTAGTGGTCCAGAACTTGATTTCTTTAGTGAGGCTGAACCAGGCAAGCCTCCAGAGGATAAGGGACCCGATGTGGTATAGCCAGCACGAGAAGCAGCATTTGACATCATTGACCCTGAATGTGAAGCAGCCCCTGCAAAAGATCCAGTCCTTGAAGGAGGCCCGGTTATTGGCCCAGATTTCCTAGACTTAGAGCCTTCAGTAGGGATAAACATTTTCCCCAGCTCTCCT is part of the Populus alba chromosome 10, ASM523922v2, whole genome shotgun sequence genome and encodes:
- the LOC118060198 gene encoding uncharacterized membrane protein At1g16860, giving the protein MGSRYPSHRLGNGLVVSGRLEQPKEKAPTMSSSAMPYTGGDIKKSGELGKMFIPTEGSKSRKSGPITGPPSRTGSFAGAASHSGSMMSNAASRAGYTTSGPLSSGGLPGSASLKKSSSGPLNKHGEPIKKSSGPQSCGVTRQNSGSIPSALPATGLITSGPISSGPLNSSGAPRKVSGPLESTGSMKLNSSSISNNPAVTTLSQDDDYSVRRNFPKTVVWLVILIFVMGLLAGGFILGAVHNAILLVVVVVLFVIVAALVVWNMCGGRRYIVEFTARYPDADLRTAKNGQYVKVSGVVTCGNVPLESSFQRVPRCVYTSTRLYEYRAWGSKPANPSHRHFTWGLRSSERHVVDFYISDFQSGLRALVKTGNGTRITPFVDDSLVVDINPEKKDLSPEFVRWLGKKNLSGDERLMRLKEGYIKEGSTVSVMGTVQRNDNVLMIVAPPEPLATGWQWSRCIFPASLDGIVLRCEDTSNDDVIPV